A window of the Lolium perenne isolate Kyuss_39 chromosome 7, Kyuss_2.0, whole genome shotgun sequence genome harbors these coding sequences:
- the LOC127316583 gene encoding uncharacterized protein yields MVYSKVEVNLRRLLEAAPRQQNHAKLVHYITTARELLEQLGAEITPEGTSSVSKAKLSEYSEKIEALAIQLAAPVPENENPVDESREEENSYEKEKVGSPISLSSGLRRRSMAHAEVGPSSHERKERDTGAPIKLDAEAQAHIEKHRKLQEDLTDEMVDLARQLKESSMLMNQSVQDTDKILDSTERAVEHSLASTGRATARASEVYSLASKTTCFQWLLIFMMTCMFVMVVLLIRVT; encoded by the exons ATGGTGTACAGCAAGGTGGAGGTGAACTTGAGAAGGCTGCTTGAGGCGGCTCCTCGGCAGCAGAATCATGCTAAGCTTGTCCAT TACATAACCACAGCGAGGGAGCTGCTGGAGCAGCTTGGAGCAGAAATTACACCGGAAGGGACATCAAG CGTTTCAAAAGCCAAGCTCAGTGAGTATTCAGAAAAGATTGAAGCACTAGCTATCCAGCTCGCTGCTCCAGTG CCTGAAAATGAAAATCCGGTTGATGAGAGCAGAGAAGAGGAAAACTCTTACGAAAAAGAAAAGGTCGGAAGTCCAATATCCTTATCATCAGGATTGCGAAGGAGATCAAT GGCTCATGCAGAGGTTGGACCAAGCAGTCATGAGAGAAAAGAAAGAGATACTGGAGCACCTATTAAATTGGATGCAGAAGCACAGGCTCACATTGAGAAGCATAG GAAGCTGCAAGAAGATCTGACAGATGAAATGGTCGACTTAGCACGGCAGCTGAAGGAAAGTAGTATGTTAATGAACCAATCCGTGCAAGATACGGACAAG ATCCTTGATTCCACGGAGAGAGCCGTGGAGCATAGCTTGGCAAGCACCGGTCGGGCGACGGCGCGAGCCTCGGAGGTCTACTCCCTGGCCTCCAAGACAACCTGCTTCCAGTGGTTGCTCATCTTTATGATGACCTGCATGTTTGTCATGGTGGTTCTGCTCATACGGGTCACCTGA